The Thalassotalea sp. HSM 43 genome window below encodes:
- the nagK gene encoding N-acetylglucosamine kinase, with product MDSKNQQLYLGIDGGGSKCKAVIMNTDMQILGEGIAGAANPFHNLERAQQSIIDACVLALSDAGLERSAMHSLIAGVGLAGVNLPKYFQLMQEWQHPFKQMHLATDLHIACLGAHGEAKGAIMINGTGSVGYVTSGVESLVIGGHGFPHGDICSGAWLGFRAVEQVLLSDDKLIEDTLLTDKLFKKLAVKDANTLIEAIAGQGATFYGQFAIDVFDCAEAGDAIALQIIEQGAAYFCQVFDRLIAFQQGKVALIGGIKTRLMPYLPKRIHEQVIEPVNPPEYGAVLFAIKQVNS from the coding sequence ATGGATAGCAAGAATCAACAATTATATTTGGGTATCGATGGTGGTGGCAGCAAGTGTAAAGCTGTGATCATGAATACCGATATGCAGATTCTAGGCGAGGGGATCGCAGGGGCAGCAAACCCGTTTCATAATTTAGAGCGTGCCCAACAGTCGATAATCGATGCCTGTGTATTGGCATTATCTGACGCCGGTTTAGAACGCAGCGCTATGCACAGCCTCATTGCAGGTGTTGGCTTGGCTGGTGTTAATCTGCCGAAATACTTTCAGTTAATGCAAGAATGGCAACACCCATTTAAGCAAATGCATTTGGCAACCGATCTGCATATTGCCTGCCTTGGTGCTCATGGTGAAGCGAAAGGCGCAATCATGATCAATGGTACGGGCTCAGTCGGTTATGTAACAAGTGGTGTTGAATCACTGGTTATCGGTGGTCATGGCTTCCCACACGGCGACATTTGCTCTGGTGCATGGTTAGGTTTTCGTGCTGTTGAGCAAGTGTTACTAAGTGACGATAAGCTTATTGAAGACACATTATTAACCGATAAGTTGTTCAAAAAGCTGGCGGTGAAGGACGCGAATACGTTAATTGAAGCGATTGCTGGTCAAGGTGCGACCTTTTATGGTCAGTTTGCTATCGATGTATTTGATTGTGCTGAAGCGGGTGACGCCATAGCACTGCAAATCATAGAACAAGGCGCCGCATATTTCTGCCAAGTATTTGATCGACTTATTGCTTTTCAACAAGGCAAAGTTGCCTTGATAGGCGGCATCAAAACTCGCCTAATGCCTTATTTACCAAAGCGTATTCATGAGCAAGTTATAGAACCTGTCAATCCTCCGGAATACGGCGCCGTTTTGTTTGCGATTAAACAAGTTAACAGCTAA
- a CDS encoding sugar MFS transporter, producing the protein MTSKVATQQQANSLLPMVIIGVLFFIFGFVTWLNGSLIPFLKIICDLNEFQALFVTFAFYIAYTVMALPMSGILRRTGYKNGMAVGLAIMAVGAILFIPAAKTGHYFIFLTALFVLGTGLTILQTASNPYLVHIGPKETAAVRISIMGIVNKCAGVIVPILFTALILSGMGEFSEEYMASLDAQTRADQIEALSNRLITPYIYMAIVLAGLIALVKYSSLPEIEFEESDNDVEDKSGILQYPQAILGALALFAYVGIEVIAADTIGLFGSGIGVEHFASLTSYTMVCMVIGYILGIIAIPKYASQEKALVVSSIAGILCVIGATTASTQSSAIADVLWGWSGIPVIPDAVTFVALMGLAHAMVWPSIWPLALEGLGKYTAQGSALLIMGIAGGALLPLLFGFVAEGGSTQFAYWVGLPCYLFILYYAVKGHKMRSW; encoded by the coding sequence ATGACTTCAAAAGTTGCGACTCAACAACAGGCGAACAGCTTGCTGCCGATGGTAATCATTGGCGTGCTGTTTTTTATCTTCGGCTTTGTTACCTGGCTTAACGGCTCACTTATCCCGTTTTTAAAAATCATCTGTGATTTAAATGAATTTCAGGCATTATTTGTCACCTTTGCGTTCTATATCGCCTATACCGTTATGGCCTTGCCTATGTCCGGTATACTGCGTCGCACCGGTTACAAAAATGGTATGGCCGTTGGTCTGGCGATCATGGCTGTCGGTGCCATTTTATTTATCCCTGCGGCAAAAACAGGCCATTATTTTATCTTCCTAACGGCTTTGTTCGTTTTGGGTACTGGCTTAACCATACTGCAAACCGCATCAAATCCTTATCTCGTTCATATCGGCCCGAAAGAGACCGCAGCAGTGCGTATTTCAATCATGGGCATTGTCAATAAATGCGCTGGTGTTATCGTGCCGATTTTATTCACCGCATTAATCTTGTCAGGCATGGGTGAATTTTCCGAAGAGTACATGGCAAGTCTCGACGCACAAACTCGTGCTGACCAAATTGAGGCACTATCAAATCGCCTTATTACACCATACATTTATATGGCTATTGTCTTGGCGGGTCTGATTGCGCTAGTTAAATATTCATCGCTACCTGAGATTGAGTTTGAAGAAAGTGACAATGACGTAGAAGACAAATCTGGCATTTTACAATATCCACAAGCCATTCTTGGTGCCCTTGCTTTATTCGCCTACGTGGGTATCGAAGTAATCGCCGCAGACACCATAGGCTTATTTGGCTCTGGCATTGGCGTTGAACACTTTGCCAGCTTAACCTCATATACCATGGTCTGTATGGTTATCGGCTATATCTTAGGTATCATCGCTATTCCAAAGTATGCCTCTCAAGAAAAGGCTCTAGTGGTATCGTCTATCGCCGGTATTTTATGTGTTATTGGCGCCACAACCGCGTCCACTCAAAGTAGCGCTATTGCAGATGTGTTATGGGGCTGGAGTGGTATTCCAGTGATCCCTGATGCCGTAACCTTTGTTGCCTTGATGGGACTGGCGCACGCCATGGTATGGCCGTCAATTTGGCCACTGGCTTTAGAAGGTCTTGGTAAATACACGGCGCAAGGCTCTGCGTTGTTGATTATGGGTATTGCCGGTGGTGCATTATTACCATTATTGTTTGGCTTTGTTGCCGAAGGTGGCAGTACGCAGTTTGCTTATTGGGTAGGCTTACCGTGTTACTTATTTATCCTTTATTACGCCGTAAAAGGCCATAAAATGCGTAGCTGGTAA
- a CDS encoding family 20 glycosylhydrolase, whose product MMKNAFALSLLASSLLFGCSEPVSNVKIDKQAEVDKFADSAKIEFELVSNVPSDKCDSARTDGNCFHGRLHITPAADYAADDLHIYFSQINPVQSVASEHFTIEHINGDLHRLQTKADFNGLQAGQTYTIDYWVDFWTLSETDALPNYIAHLDGTEARVIVSTQTQIDAETGLERYPFVKSFADETTQFKRTKDDATQWATAERLYQRNEKLSASDHQLATALIPTPSQVIVSTGSIDLQQGIKLNVTGVDKTQLAMAIKRLQQLGISESDSGVELNLTLDASLAIANEGYQLKSSEQGIAIAASSIGGLFYGVQSIAGLVDVTKLTMPHVNIDDAPHYGFRGMMVDVARNFHSKQFVLDLIEQMAAYKLNKLHLHLGDDEGWRLEINDLPELTDIGSKRCFDLTEQRCLLPQLGAGVDPTSVVNGYYSREDYIEILQYADQHQIQVIPSLDMPGHSRSSIVAMKARYKRLMAEGDEQAAKQYLLHDENDTTVYSSIQYYNDNTINACMESSYAFVAKVMDEVKALHAEAGQPLTRYHIGADETAGAWVESPICQAFLANNDEGITKAEQLGGYFVERVAKILSERGIETAGWSDGMSHTRFEKMPSFAQANSWGLTYWQGHQVAHKLANNGWDLVVSSPDVTYFDFPYEADPKEHGYYWASRHSNTEKLFQFMPDNLPVHAEFWLDRQDLPYQTDDTLQKDEQGKVVSGPLKAGVRFAGIQGQLWSENTRNDDLAEYKIFPRLFALAERAWHSPEWAVAYDYNGATFDQNSGRFSAEKRQQRDQLWANFADTIANKELAKLELADIFYRLPTPGAKVVDGQLHMNSPYPGLTMQYRYNEQWQQWTAPVAIDSDVEVRLLSVNGDRAGRKLLVKVPKG is encoded by the coding sequence ATGATGAAAAACGCTTTTGCACTAAGTTTGCTTGCTTCGTCTTTGCTGTTTGGCTGCTCTGAGCCGGTAAGCAATGTCAAAATAGACAAACAAGCTGAAGTCGACAAATTTGCTGATAGCGCCAAGATTGAATTCGAATTGGTAAGCAATGTGCCAAGCGATAAATGTGACTCGGCACGCACCGATGGCAATTGTTTTCATGGTCGATTACATATAACTCCGGCCGCGGATTACGCCGCCGATGACTTACATATTTACTTTTCCCAAATAAACCCTGTGCAAAGTGTTGCATCAGAGCACTTTACTATTGAACACATCAATGGCGACTTGCATCGTCTGCAAACAAAGGCTGATTTTAACGGCTTGCAAGCGGGACAAACCTACACCATAGATTACTGGGTTGATTTTTGGACCTTGTCTGAAACCGATGCTCTACCAAATTACATTGCCCATCTTGATGGTACCGAGGCGCGTGTTATTGTCAGTACACAAACCCAAATCGATGCGGAAACAGGCCTGGAGCGATACCCGTTCGTAAAAAGTTTTGCCGATGAAACGACCCAGTTTAAGCGAACCAAAGACGATGCCACACAATGGGCCACCGCAGAACGTCTGTATCAACGTAACGAAAAATTAAGCGCCAGTGATCACCAGTTGGCCACGGCACTTATTCCGACACCATCGCAAGTTATCGTCTCTACCGGCAGTATTGACTTGCAACAAGGCATTAAGCTGAACGTTACTGGCGTTGATAAAACGCAATTAGCCATGGCAATTAAGCGCTTGCAGCAATTGGGCATTAGCGAAAGCGATTCAGGTGTTGAGCTTAACCTAACACTTGATGCGTCATTAGCCATCGCCAATGAAGGCTATCAATTAAAAAGCTCAGAGCAGGGCATTGCCATTGCAGCAAGTTCAATCGGCGGTCTATTTTATGGTGTGCAATCAATCGCCGGGCTTGTTGATGTGACGAAATTGACCATGCCGCATGTCAATATTGATGATGCGCCGCATTATGGTTTTCGTGGCATGATGGTGGATGTTGCTCGAAACTTCCATTCGAAACAGTTTGTGCTTGATTTAATTGAGCAAATGGCTGCTTATAAGCTGAATAAATTGCACCTTCATCTTGGTGATGACGAAGGTTGGCGCTTAGAAATTAACGATTTACCTGAGCTGACCGATATTGGCTCAAAACGATGCTTTGATTTGACCGAACAACGTTGTTTATTGCCGCAATTAGGTGCGGGCGTAGACCCAACGTCAGTTGTTAACGGTTATTACAGCCGCGAAGATTACATTGAGATATTGCAATATGCCGATCAACATCAGATCCAAGTGATTCCATCACTGGATATGCCAGGCCACTCTCGTTCATCTATTGTAGCGATGAAAGCTCGCTATAAGCGCCTTATGGCAGAAGGGGATGAGCAAGCAGCAAAACAATACTTATTGCACGATGAAAACGATACCACGGTGTACTCTTCAATTCAGTATTACAACGACAATACCATTAACGCCTGTATGGAATCATCGTATGCGTTTGTCGCTAAAGTCATGGATGAAGTCAAAGCGCTACACGCAGAAGCGGGCCAGCCATTAACACGCTATCACATTGGTGCCGATGAAACCGCCGGTGCTTGGGTCGAGTCTCCAATTTGTCAGGCATTTCTTGCCAATAATGATGAAGGCATCACCAAAGCCGAACAATTGGGTGGTTACTTTGTTGAGCGCGTTGCCAAGATATTATCTGAACGTGGCATCGAAACCGCTGGCTGGAGTGATGGCATGAGCCATACCCGCTTTGAAAAAATGCCGAGTTTTGCTCAAGCCAACAGTTGGGGATTGACCTACTGGCAAGGCCATCAAGTTGCTCATAAGTTAGCCAACAATGGTTGGGATCTTGTGGTGTCGAGCCCAGATGTGACTTATTTTGATTTTCCTTATGAGGCGGATCCTAAGGAGCACGGCTATTATTGGGCGTCACGCCACAGCAACACCGAAAAACTGTTTCAATTTATGCCAGATAATCTGCCGGTTCACGCCGAGTTTTGGTTAGACCGCCAAGATTTACCGTACCAAACCGATGACACATTGCAAAAAGATGAGCAGGGCAAGGTGGTTTCAGGACCATTAAAGGCAGGTGTTCGTTTTGCCGGTATTCAAGGTCAATTGTGGAGCGAGAATACCCGTAACGACGATTTAGCCGAGTACAAAATCTTTCCGCGCCTATTTGCTTTAGCAGAGCGCGCATGGCACAGCCCAGAATGGGCGGTAGCTTACGATTACAATGGCGCTACCTTTGATCAGAACAGTGGTCGCTTTAGCGCTGAAAAGCGCCAACAACGAGATCAACTGTGGGCAAATTTTGCCGATACGATAGCCAATAAAGAGCTTGCTAAATTAGAGCTAGCGGATATTTTTTATCGACTACCGACGCCTGGTGCTAAAGTGGTTGACGGACAATTGCATATGAACAGCCCTTACCCAGGGTTAACCATGCAATATCGTTATAATGAGCAATGGCAACAATGGACAGCACCGGTGGCGATAGACTCCGATGTCGAAGTTAGGTTGTTGTCGGTAAATGGCGATAGAGCTGGGCGCAAGTTGCTTGTTAAAGTGCCTAAAGGCTAG
- the nagB-II gene encoding glucosamine-6-phosphate deaminase NagB-II: protein MISLMQQEAKQAPDVIKQQIHENAPIAAKIGAKLTEFAPKMVMIIGRGSSDHAGVFAKYLIEIEAGIPTFAAAPSVASVYGKTLQLANAFVIVISQSGRSPDILSQAQMAKDAGAYVVALVNDESSPLAALVDDVLPLRAGPEKSVAATKSYLATLSALLQLTAHWTDNTSLVDALEQLPSGLQAAVDSQVQLTSESLQNTRNLVVLGRGLGYAVSKEIALKLKEVCSIHAEAFSSAEFLHGPVTLVEQQLTIVDCLVNDESKDAHQQQVAEVKSRGADVIHLNQIVADMHPRLAPLLVLQRFYLDVEHVAVSKGFNPDEPKGLKKVTQTL from the coding sequence ATGATCTCTTTAATGCAACAAGAAGCAAAACAAGCACCAGACGTTATAAAGCAACAGATTCATGAAAACGCGCCTATCGCTGCAAAAATAGGTGCCAAATTAACTGAATTTGCGCCGAAGATGGTGATGATCATAGGTCGTGGCTCGTCAGATCATGCCGGTGTATTCGCCAAGTATTTGATTGAAATTGAAGCCGGTATTCCAACATTTGCAGCGGCGCCATCGGTTGCCTCTGTATATGGCAAAACGTTACAGCTCGCCAACGCATTTGTCATCGTTATCTCTCAATCAGGTCGCAGCCCTGACATTCTTTCACAAGCACAAATGGCCAAAGACGCCGGTGCTTATGTTGTTGCTTTAGTTAATGATGAAAGCTCACCATTGGCGGCGTTGGTCGACGATGTGTTACCGCTTAGAGCCGGTCCTGAAAAATCTGTCGCGGCCACGAAAAGTTACTTAGCAACCTTATCGGCATTATTGCAACTGACGGCGCACTGGACTGATAATACATCTTTAGTTGACGCTTTAGAGCAATTACCAAGCGGTTTGCAAGCGGCGGTTGATAGCCAAGTACAATTGACCTCCGAGTCTTTGCAAAACACTCGTAACTTAGTCGTGCTGGGGCGTGGTTTAGGTTATGCGGTATCTAAAGAGATTGCGCTGAAATTAAAAGAAGTTTGTTCGATTCATGCCGAAGCCTTCTCAAGTGCGGAGTTTTTACACGGTCCAGTTACCTTAGTTGAGCAGCAACTAACCATTGTCGATTGTTTGGTAAATGATGAATCAAAAGACGCGCATCAACAACAAGTTGCTGAAGTAAAAAGTCGTGGGGCCGATGTTATTCACCTAAACCAGATTGTTGCCGATATGCACCCAAGACTGGCACCATTGTTAGTATTACAACGTTTTTATTTGGATGTAGAGCACGTTGCTGTGAGCAAAGGTTTTAATCCTGATGAGCCGAAAGGCTTGAAAAAAGTTACCCAAACTCTGTAG
- a CDS encoding SapC family protein — MSQANIQPLNKNVHGKTKIKNQTNFPHVSGQHLAPVVVQEFSRAGAEFPVVFVKNSESGEFQPVALFGVKPGENLYTAEENWQGTYVPAALTHFPLALVPESQESDKFMVVIATENSVVNEEEGNALFQDNGEETEYLARRKQALGKFFENSHITKAFTKELVDRELLIPQNLDIQANGEKIQINGLYIVDEKKLNELSDEEFLTLRKRGMIGPIYAHLNSVNQIHRLVKKKVSLSS; from the coding sequence ATGAGCCAAGCAAATATTCAGCCTTTGAACAAAAATGTTCACGGCAAAACAAAGATTAAAAACCAAACTAATTTCCCTCACGTAAGCGGCCAGCATTTGGCGCCTGTTGTTGTACAGGAGTTCTCACGTGCAGGTGCTGAATTCCCAGTAGTGTTTGTTAAAAACTCTGAATCAGGTGAATTCCAACCGGTAGCACTATTTGGTGTTAAGCCCGGTGAAAACTTATATACCGCCGAAGAAAACTGGCAAGGTACCTATGTACCAGCAGCATTGACCCATTTTCCTCTGGCGTTGGTTCCTGAAAGCCAGGAATCTGACAAGTTTATGGTAGTTATTGCTACTGAAAACAGTGTTGTAAATGAAGAAGAGGGTAATGCCCTGTTCCAAGACAATGGCGAAGAAACCGAATATCTAGCTCGTCGTAAGCAAGCACTTGGTAAGTTTTTTGAAAACTCTCATATTACCAAAGCTTTCACCAAAGAATTGGTTGATCGTGAGCTGCTTATCCCGCAAAACTTGGATATCCAAGCAAATGGCGAGAAGATTCAAATTAACGGTTTGTACATCGTCGATGAAAAGAAACTTAATGAACTTTCAGATGAAGAGTTTCTGACGTTGCGTAAACGCGGCATGATTGGCCCAATCTACGCACACCTGAACTCTGTTAACCAAATACATCGTCTGGTTAAAAAGAAAGTGTCATTAAGCAGTTAA
- a CDS encoding tryptophan halogenase family protein translates to MENKQANHGADGAIEHIVVVGGGTAGWLSANHLLKQLGKRNIRITLIESPDIATVGVGEGTVPMMRQTLQELGIRETEFIQRCDVTFKQGIKFIDWLDNPDDSLANADKPYYHHIFDYPLIHEFNDLTEHYLSGHAPKQTSFVDAVAFQGKVCDQHRAPKDITTPEYQGQLHYAYHLDAGKFSELLKEHAIKQGVHHVKANVTDVKLANNGDIEALETDCAGVISAQFFVDCSGFRSLLLGQALGVDFIDKSDVLFVDKAVVAQIAYPEGQPDIPSYTLSTAQKHGWIWDIGLQSRRGVGHVYSSRYCSEQEAKATLIDYINAGEHDAQTEIKLRTIDMKIGYREKFWSRNCAAIGLSQGFVEPLEATGLLVFDATAKLLASQFPANRSHMDIVAKQFNSRVNESWLRVIDFIKLHYCLSRRDDSEFWRANRDPSSCPQSLQDRLALWRHQAPSAYDFASRFEIFNLENYLYVLYGMEFDSQVPNNSDLEQNKAQAQAFFARVAEHGNTLTAQMPDHAELLNKINKFGLQTR, encoded by the coding sequence GTGGAAAACAAGCAAGCAAATCATGGTGCTGATGGCGCCATCGAACATATAGTCGTTGTTGGTGGTGGCACCGCAGGCTGGCTGAGCGCCAATCATTTGCTAAAGCAACTTGGTAAGCGCAATATACGCATTACGCTAATCGAATCGCCAGACATAGCCACGGTAGGTGTTGGTGAAGGCACAGTGCCGATGATGCGCCAAACCCTGCAAGAATTAGGAATTCGTGAAACCGAATTTATTCAACGATGTGACGTCACCTTTAAACAAGGCATTAAGTTCATCGACTGGTTGGATAACCCTGATGACAGCCTAGCCAATGCTGACAAGCCTTATTATCACCATATATTTGATTACCCATTAATCCATGAGTTTAACGATTTAACCGAACATTACCTCTCAGGGCATGCACCAAAGCAAACCAGTTTTGTTGATGCGGTTGCGTTCCAAGGTAAGGTGTGTGACCAACATCGTGCGCCAAAAGACATAACCACGCCAGAATATCAGGGCCAATTGCATTACGCCTATCACCTAGATGCCGGAAAATTTTCAGAACTATTAAAAGAGCATGCCATTAAACAAGGTGTGCATCATGTTAAAGCCAATGTGACTGACGTCAAACTGGCTAACAACGGTGATATTGAGGCACTTGAAACCGATTGTGCGGGTGTTATCTCAGCGCAATTTTTTGTCGATTGCAGTGGCTTTCGCTCATTATTATTAGGCCAAGCGCTTGGCGTCGATTTTATTGATAAAAGCGATGTGTTGTTTGTTGATAAAGCCGTTGTTGCGCAAATTGCTTACCCTGAAGGGCAACCAGACATACCATCTTACACCTTATCTACTGCACAAAAACATGGCTGGATATGGGATATCGGTTTGCAATCACGTCGCGGTGTCGGCCATGTCTACAGCTCGCGCTATTGCAGCGAGCAAGAGGCCAAGGCGACGTTAATTGATTATATAAATGCCGGTGAGCATGACGCACAAACCGAGATTAAGCTGCGCACTATAGATATGAAAATAGGCTATCGAGAAAAATTTTGGTCACGCAATTGTGCGGCGATAGGTTTATCTCAGGGCTTTGTCGAGCCACTTGAAGCGACCGGACTACTGGTATTTGATGCCACCGCAAAACTATTGGCGAGTCAATTTCCAGCCAATCGCAGCCATATGGATATTGTCGCTAAACAGTTTAATAGCCGAGTAAACGAAAGCTGGTTAAGAGTCATCGATTTTATCAAGTTACATTACTGTCTAAGTCGCCGCGACGACAGTGAATTTTGGCGAGCCAATCGAGACCCAAGCAGCTGCCCACAATCACTACAAGACAGGTTAGCATTGTGGCGTCATCAAGCACCTAGCGCCTACGACTTTGCCAGTCGATTCGAGATATTCAATCTAGAAAATTATTTGTATGTACTGTATGGCATGGAATTCGACAGCCAAGTGCCTAACAATTCTGACCTAGAGCAAAATAAGGCGCAGGCGCAAGCCTTTTTTGCCCGTGTTGCTGAGCATGGCAACACATTAACAGCGCAAATGCCTGATCACGCAGAATTGCTGAACAAAATAAATAAATTCGGGTTGCAGACCCGATAA
- the nagA gene encoding N-acetylglucosamine-6-phosphate deacetylase has translation MQRIAIEKFYDGEQFHQDVVVVIEHGQIVAIEAANESEALKSGTMVAGFIDVQVNGGGGALFNSSTDVNSIITIGKAHAQYGTTGFLPTLITDDVAIMADAADAIAEAIATQAAGVLGVHFEGPHLSVAKKGVHSPEFIRPISAQEMAIFTRQDLGQVIVTLAPENVATSDIETLVKAGVKVCLGHSNAEFDTVQAATDAGATGFTHLFNAMSAFTSRQPGMVGAALLNDSTWCGLIVDGHHVHYQSAAIAIRAKAQGKMMLVTDAMSVVGTDEQSFPFFGVDIIRTGDRLNAPTGELAGSCLDMASAVANTVNNVGIELGEALNMASRYPAEFLGKAAQYGSLKVGMRADLVILDDNLNVLETYIAGEQVFTGAAQS, from the coding sequence ATGCAGCGTATTGCCATTGAAAAATTCTACGACGGTGAACAATTTCATCAAGATGTTGTTGTCGTTATCGAACATGGCCAAATTGTCGCTATTGAAGCCGCTAATGAATCCGAAGCGCTTAAGAGTGGCACTATGGTGGCTGGTTTTATTGACGTGCAAGTCAATGGTGGCGGTGGCGCATTATTTAATAGCAGCACCGATGTTAACAGCATCATCACCATAGGCAAAGCCCATGCCCAATATGGCACCACGGGCTTTTTACCGACCTTAATTACCGACGATGTGGCGATTATGGCAGATGCCGCCGATGCAATAGCTGAAGCGATCGCCACTCAAGCGGCAGGTGTGTTAGGCGTTCACTTTGAAGGGCCGCACTTATCGGTTGCTAAAAAAGGGGTACATAGCCCCGAATTTATCCGTCCTATTAGCGCGCAAGAAATGGCGATTTTTACTCGTCAGGATTTAGGGCAGGTTATCGTTACCCTTGCACCCGAGAACGTTGCAACCAGTGATATTGAAACTCTGGTGAAGGCAGGCGTTAAAGTATGTCTTGGTCACTCCAACGCTGAGTTTGACACGGTGCAAGCAGCCACTGATGCTGGAGCGACTGGCTTCACCCATTTGTTTAATGCCATGTCAGCATTTACCTCTCGTCAACCAGGTATGGTTGGCGCTGCATTACTAAATGACTCGACCTGGTGCGGTCTGATTGTCGATGGACATCATGTGCATTATCAGTCCGCAGCGATAGCTATCCGTGCTAAAGCGCAAGGTAAAATGATGTTAGTTACCGATGCTATGTCGGTGGTAGGCACAGACGAACAAAGCTTTCCGTTCTTCGGTGTTGATATTATTCGTACCGGTGATCGCTTAAATGCGCCGACTGGCGAATTGGCAGGCTCATGTCTTGATATGGCATCAGCGGTAGCAAACACCGTTAATAACGTCGGTATAGAGCTTGGTGAGGCATTAAATATGGCGTCACGTTATCCTGCAGAGTTTTTAGGCAAAGCAGCGCAATACGGCAGCTTGAAAGTTGGTATGCGAGCTGACTTGGTTATCCTTGATGATAACTTAAACGTGTTAGAAACATATATTGCGGGTGAGCAAGTATTCACCGGTGCAGCTCAATCTTGA
- a CDS encoding tryptophan halogenase family protein, whose product MNESVQSITIVGGGSSGWMTALYLNQLYNHKQQRVAIRVIESKDIGILGVGEATVHSIRFFFAAMGIDENELIQATNATLKTGIMFRNWMKPKQGNSHEYFHPFEHQALGSITDISSAWILSSRQLFERYDQGVSVSAHLMKNNLTPKMAQSKPYQGVVPYGYHLDATMMARFLRDKAKQRGVEHVEATVTDVITVGNNIERVITEQGEFSADLFIDCSGFKGLLIERLKDNNWQSFKKELPCTKAVAMQLKFADKQIPRSYTTATALTNGWVWEIDLNNRRGTGYVYDGDRISAEQAEQELKQFLQQSGDIEVVKTLHLDMKVGCRKEFWVGNCISIGLSGGFIEPLESTGLHIINIGAKLLATHLNEKHTQQSTRDSYNRLMNGVYDDLKRFIVLHYCLTDRDDSEFWRYAQTTAQYSDDLQRQLQIWRHKTCEFMDLSGGFATTFTDENYRFILYGMDYLPQLHMPFDEQECQQMFARLQMMATRAQSVVYSNYDWLQMMHGERTVSAN is encoded by the coding sequence ATGAACGAATCCGTGCAATCTATCACCATAGTAGGTGGTGGTTCATCGGGCTGGATGACGGCCCTTTATTTAAACCAGCTTTATAATCACAAACAACAACGCGTAGCTATTCGCGTTATCGAGTCCAAAGACATTGGTATCCTCGGTGTTGGTGAAGCCACGGTTCATTCAATTCGATTCTTCTTTGCCGCCATGGGCATCGATGAAAACGAGTTAATCCAAGCAACAAATGCGACGCTTAAAACGGGCATTATGTTTCGTAACTGGATGAAGCCAAAACAAGGCAATAGCCACGAATATTTCCATCCTTTTGAGCATCAAGCTCTTGGTAGCATTACCGATATATCATCTGCGTGGATCTTGAGTTCGCGCCAACTATTTGAACGCTATGATCAAGGCGTTAGTGTGTCGGCGCATTTGATGAAAAATAACCTGACGCCAAAAATGGCGCAATCTAAACCTTATCAAGGCGTTGTCCCTTACGGCTACCATTTAGATGCCACTATGATGGCACGCTTTCTACGTGATAAAGCGAAGCAACGTGGCGTCGAACACGTTGAAGCGACAGTAACCGATGTAATAACTGTTGGTAACAACATCGAGCGTGTTATCACTGAGCAGGGCGAATTTTCAGCAGATCTGTTCATTGATTGCAGTGGCTTTAAGGGCTTGTTGATTGAGCGTTTAAAAGATAATAACTGGCAGAGCTTCAAAAAAGAATTGCCGTGCACTAAAGCGGTGGCGATGCAACTTAAGTTTGCCGATAAGCAAATTCCACGTAGCTATACCACGGCCACGGCATTGACCAATGGCTGGGTATGGGAAATCGATCTTAATAATCGCCGTGGCACCGGCTATGTCTATGATGGCGACCGAATCAGTGCTGAACAAGCTGAGCAGGAACTGAAACAGTTTTTGCAGCAAAGCGGTGATATAGAAGTGGTAAAAACCCTGCACCTTGATATGAAAGTTGGCTGTCGTAAAGAGTTTTGGGTTGGCAATTGCATTAGCATCGGCTTATCGGGCGGCTTTATTGAGCCGTTAGAGTCAACTGGACTGCATATCATCAATATCGGCGCCAAATTATTGGCGACCCATCTCAATGAAAAACATACTCAGCAATCGACTCGTGATTCATATAACCGATTGATGAATGGTGTTTATGATGATCTCAAACGCTTTATTGTCTTGCATTATTGTTTGACGGATCGTGATGATAGCGAATTTTGGCGTTATGCACAAACGACCGCGCAATACAGCGATGACCTGCAACGTCAATTGCAGATTTGGCGCCATAAAACCTGTGAATTTATGGACTTAAGTGGTGGTTTTGCAACGACGTTTACCGACGAAAACTATCGTTTCATTTTATATGGCATGGACTATTTACCGCAATTGCACATGCCGTTTGATGAGCAAGAATGCCAGCAAATGTTTGCCAGGTTGCAGATGATGGCAACACGAGCTCAGTCGGTAGTGTATTCCAACTACGACTGGTTACAAATGATGCATGGTGAGCGCACCGTCAGTGCAAACTAA